TGGGGCAGCTGGTACGATGGATTTTTACTCCTTCTCCAACAGTTATAAAACCGAAAATTTCATCCCCGGGAATAGGAGAGCAGCATTTAGCAAAATCATACGGCAAATCATCGTAGTCATCTCCTAATATTATTTCATTAGCCGCCCTTACTTTAGGTTTTTTTGGCGGCTTAACCTGTCCTGTTGCAGCTTGCTCTTGTTTGGGTTCCTTACGCTGCGGATTGTTAATCGTATCGAAAACATTTACCAAATCAAGTTTGTCTTTATCAAACTTACCTGTTGCTATGCTATACAACAAATCCAACGATGAAGGGAAGCGGTAAAAATTAGCCAACAAATTCAAGTTTTCATTTGTAAACGCAATTTTGTTATGCCTGAATTTACGTTCAAGCATCTCTTTAGCGTCTTCTGCTACCCGTTTCTTTTCTTCACGAAGTATCTGCTTGATTTTTGATTTTGCCTTGGCAGTTACCACAAAGTTTATCCAGTCTTCGCTAGGTTTCTGTCGACTGGCGGTAAGTATTTCAACCTGGTCGCCATTACTCAACCTATGGTTAATAGGTACCAGTTTATTATTCACCTTTGCACCTATACATCTATATCCCACATCAGAGTGAATATCAAAAGCAAAATCCAATGCTGTACTGTTTGCAGGCAGTTTGCGTAACTCCCCTTTGGGTGTAAACACAAACACTTCTTCGGCAAACAAGTTCAGTTTGAAATCATCCAAAAAGTCTATCGCATTGGCATCCGGGCTTTCTAATATCTCTCTCACCCTTGCCAACCACGATTCTAAACTGCTTTCTCCTCCCCCACCTTTTGCATCTTTATATTTCCAGTGGGCGGCGTAGCCTTTTTCGGCTATTTCATCCATGCGACGAGTGCGTATCTGAACCTCTACCCAATTACCCTCAGGACCCATTACAGTAGTGTGTAAACTTTCATACCCATTGCTTTTGGGGGCTGATATCCAATCACGAAGTCTATCAGGGTTAGGGAAATACGAGTCTGTAACCATTGAATACACGTTCCAACAGTCGGCCTTTTCATCCTGCACCGGAACATCCAATATGATACGAATGGCAAACAAATCATACACCTCTTCAAAAGGTACACCTTGCTTGCGCATTTTATTTAAGATTGAAAAGATAGACTTGGGCCGGCCTTTTATCTCAAACGCATAACCCTCCTCTTCTAAGCGTTGCTCAATCGGTTCAATAAACCGTTTGATGTATTTATTGCGCTGTGCTTTGGTATCCTGCAACTTTTGCACGATATCAAAGTACATTTCAGGTTCTGAATACTTTATTGATAAATCTTCAAGTTCGGTTTTTATAGCATAAAGTCCCAGCCTGTGCGCAAGCGGGGCATATAAGTACAGCGTTTCTGAAGCAATTTTAAGCTGACTTTTTCGACTCATACTTTGCAGGGTGCGCATGTTGTGAAGTCGGTCGGCAAGCTTAATTAATATTACCCGCACATCCTCACTAAGAGTAAGGAGCATTTTGCGGAAATTCTCTGCTTGCAAGCTGCTGGTTTGGTCAAAAACGCCCGAGATTTTGGTTAACCCGTCAATAATCATGGCTATCTTGTCACCAAAATTCAGCCTGATTACTTCCAGCGTTATATCTGTATCCTCAACCGTATCGTGTAAAAGTGCACAAACTATGCTGGTTGTGCCCAAACCAATCTCCTGCGCAGCAATCTGGGCAACAGCGAGCGGATGGTATATATAAGGTTCGCCGCTTTTACGGCGCATATTTTTATGAGCTTCCAGTGCCATATCAAAGGCACTGCGTATCAATTGTTTATCACCTTTTTCAAGGTTATGCCTGCAAGAACGGAGCAAGTGGCGGTAACGCTTCAAAATCTCTTGCTTCTCTGCCTCAACGTCAATATCTATCATTGTTTGCGGTAATGCCATCAAAATTGGTGCCTGTTTATGGCTCTCTTCATCCGAAAGTAACAATAAAAAAACGAGAAAAACATTTGGATTTTTTAAAAGATGTATGTTACCTTTGCACTCCCTTTGCGGATGTGGCGAAATTGGCAGACGCACCAGACTTAGGATCTGGCGCCGCGAGGCGTGTAGGTTCGACCCCTATCATCCGCACAAAGCCCTTGAAGAAATTCGAGGGCTTTTTTATTTTATCGAAATCTCCTTTGCATTGCTGTTGTATTTTTCTAAATTGGCTATAACTAACTTATTGCTGTTTATGTTATTCCCTACCAAAAAACACGTAGATAGTTTGGGTGTAACCCCTTCCGTATCGGCTCGTGAATTAGTTAACCTTTGAACTACACAATTACCATTAACTAATCATGAGAACACACATCAACCTCTGTATCCCCGCAAAGCCAACGTAAGTTATCCTTTTGCAAACTATCAAAAAAGGGATACCCTATGCACCCTGTTTATGCAAAGGGAGCGGACACCGAAAAGCTTATGAGTAGGAACATCAAAACTTTAAACAATGAAAAAAATACTTTCAGAGAAATCAAGCTTAATAGAGGATTACCCCGTGTCCAAAAGATCATTTGATGATTTAAACAATAGTTTCAAACTAAGTTATACTAGACCGTATAGCTGTAATGGAGACATCTTGATAGATATAAATACTAACATTAAAAGTGATATAAAACTTAAAGTCCCTGTTGATATTATTATCACTCACGCATTACTTGATTTGCCTTTAACAGAAAGTGAAGGAATTGCTGCTTATTATATATTGAGGCAAAACGATAATAGTGAATTGTATTTTACTTATGCAATAACTCCAGCATCGTACAATGAAGGAATTGTGACACCAACCCCGCAACCAAATGGACAAGTAGAGTACTTAGTGCCCACATACAATGGATATGAAAAAATTAATCAAGCATTGTTTGAATCATATCAAGTTCTCTATTTTCAAAGTATTGAAATACGCGAATTTACTGGTAACAAAACTTATCGTATTAAAGATTTTGAAGCAAAATATGGAAAAAAGCACCCAACGAATACATTTTATTCCGAAAATGAGTTCTATTATTTTCATGAAAATAATAAAGAAATTGCGGTCGACACAACCTTATTTTATTTGACTTTCAACCACGGCGCAACGTATATAAAGGATCCTTATAGTGGTTCCTTTAAGGTTCAAACACCTGTTTTAATTTTCGAATACGACAATGTGCTGCAAATTAATAATATGAAGCTAAGTCCTGGTGAGCCATACAAAGCTAAAGCCCTCGATGTAGGCCGTCTTTGTCCCCCTGATTGCTAATGGAAAATATGTGGTATTTGGACATACGTATTCAAACATTTTTTACCCTTATGTGCGGTATAGTCGGTTTATTTAAAATAAACCGACTTTTACCCTTTGAAAAGCTCATATTATTTATTGTTTGGCAGAATCTCTTTGTGGATTTATATGCCACTTATTTGGCCTACAATAAAATTCCTAATGGGTGGCTATATAATATTCACCTCTTAATACAGCATGCTTTGACTCTAATTATTTACGCTGCTTTGTTTAAAACAGGATATAAATTAATGTTCTATACATTTATGTTTATGTTACTCGCCTCTTGTACACTAAATATATTTTTCTTCCAACAGAAAAATTTTAATAATTACACAATAACAGTGTCCTTATTTTTTATTGCAATTTCATCTTATTTCATAATACGAGACTATATAACAACCAAAGACGATCCGCCCGCCATGATACTTTTTTGGTTTGCACTCGGAAATTTTTTTTACCCAGTAATATCAATAAACGTTCTCTCCTCCATTAACATTCTAATTGATACAGATATTGATAATTCAATCGCTAGCAAATTATTTACTGTTAATTATTTTGGCTACATGCTTTGGTCTATTTTAATTACAATCGGATTTTTATGGGACTCGAAGAAAACAAAATCGCCTTTATCGTGATAGCCTCTACAATTACTGCTGCTTTATTGTTACTTGCTGTAATTGATTTATTCCTGCTATATAGGCACCGCAAACTAAAACACGAAAAAGAGCTTGATGAACACAAACGTCGTATCGATGATCTCCTCCAAAAACAAGAGGTGGAGAACGTTAATGCGATGCTGAAGGGGCAGGATGCGGAACGTAAACGGATTGCGCAGGAATTGCATGATCGGTTGGGCAGTATTTTATCGACGGTGAAGTTACATTTTAGTGCGGTGGAGGAGCAAATGAATGCGTTGAAACAGCAACAACATCAATCGTACGGGGAAGCTACGTTGCTGCTGGATGAAGCGGTGGATGAAGTACGCCGAATTTCGCACGATTTGTATGAAGGTTCACTGGCAAAATTCGGGTTTAAAACGGCCTTGTTGCAACTGATTGCAGCTATTGAGAAGGCAAATACGGTTAAGATACTGTTTATTGATAACGGGGTAGATGAAGGAACATATAAAAATCATGCGCAGGAGTTGTACCGCATAACCCAAGAATTGTTGAGCAATACACTTAAATATTCAGGGGCAACGGAAATTACTTTACAGTTGAGCCTTAAAGAACATACGTTTGGTTTTATGTATGAGGACAACGGTAAAGGGTTTGATAAAAAATATACTGAAACCGGCGGTGGTATCGGTTATAAAAACATTGCCGCCAGAGTAGCTAAATTGAACGGAAATTGGCATTTGGATACTCACCCGGGGCATGGTATGACGCTATTAATTGAAATACCTGTATGAAGCTTATTGATATTTACATTGCTGACGACCATAAAATGTTTACCGACGGGGTGGAGTTGATTTTAGCTTCAGAACCTGAGATTAATGTGCTTGGGGTGGCTCGAAACGGAAAACAGTTGTTGGGCTTGCTACATAGCCAACCGGCAAATGTGGTGTTGCTGGACATTACAATGCCTGAAATGGACGGCATGGCAACTGCCGAGGAGATTATGAAACTGTACCCCGCCGTGAAGGTGATGATGCTTACCATGCACAATACGATTGACCATGTAGTGCCGATGGTGAAAATGGGCGTGCACGGTTATTTACTGAAAAACACGGGTAAAACTGAGCTGGTGAATGCTATTAAACAATTGCATGAAAATGGTCAGTATTATAGCGGTGAGGTGGCTACAAAATTGGCTGCCGGAATCAGAGAGCATGAAGAAAAAACTATTAAACTGACAGCGAGGGAAAAAGAAATTTTACAATTGGTTTTTGACGGTTTATCCACCCTTGAAATTAGCGAGAAGTTGTTTTTAAGCCACAGAACGGTAGAAACTCACCGAAGCAACCTGCTTAGCAAAACCGAGACTAAAAACACGGCACAACTTATCAATTTCGGGTTAAAGAATGGTTATATCAACCACAAAGCCGAGTAAGTCTTTTTCGATATTATTTTATAACGTTTTTATTTTATAAGCAACATTTAGTATATTTACCTTGTGCAGTATATATTTTGTATTGCCATTTATTAATTGCCCTGCTTTAGGGTGCTGTGCTATTACTTATTCAATTTGTGTGCTTATGATTTCGAAAATTAACCTCGCGTGTTTAATAGACGATGATTCTATTTATACCTACACTATGGAGCGCATGCTTAGCATTGGCGGTTATTGCAACAATCTTATAGTTTTTAAAGACGGTGAGGAGGCCTTGGAGTATTTTAAATCAATAACAAAAGAAGCCGATAAATTACCCGATGTAATCTTCTTGGATGTGAATATGCCCGTTATGGGCGGGTGGGAATTTTTAGAAGAATTTACAAAACTAAAACCCACCCTGGCCAAAAACGTAACCATTTATGTGGTAAGCTCATCCGTATTTGCTTCGGATATTGAAAAGGCAAAATCTATCGCAGCGGTGTCTGACTATATTATCAAACCTATTACGGTAGAACACTTTGACCGCATTTTTGCCTTTCTAAACCCGCCTACCATTAATTAACCTTTTGCAACAATAACTGAAACTGCTTGCTCACCATCAGCATCAGTATTGCAAACACTGCAATTGCAATGATTGCTGAACCCCAATAAATACTATTTACGCCAAAGAACGCAGGCAGTATCAACATTAGCGGGAAAAACAATACAACTTGGTTTAACATTGCCACCATGCCGGCTTCTTTTCCCTTTTCGATGGAAGGCAAAAAACCTAACGACAGCATAATAAAGGGTTGCAATATCACGGCTCCTATGTTTATCCTGAAAAACAATATATCGGATGCAGTATAAGCCCCGCCGGCCAGCATACTGCCAATAACATTATCGGTAAATACCATCATGTATAACCAAATAGGCGCCAGAATAAATAACGAGTATTTTACAAATACCCCGAAAGCACTGCGCACACGTCCGTATTGTTTTGCGCCGTAGTTCATCCCCACAACGGGTTGCAAGGCTTTCATAATCCCCAAGGTAGGGGTCATTAATATGAACGAGGTTCGGAAAGCCGCACTGTAAAAGCCCATGTCTTTTTCGGTGCCGTATTTGGCTATCATGTTAAACACTACCAGCCCTTGCAACACATTCATTGCTAAAAAAATAAGGTTTACAAAACCCAACATCAGTATTTGCTTTTGCATGGGTTTATCAAAGTAAAAGGCCAACATCCTGCTTTTGAACGAAGCCTTACCTGAAGCAAAGTATATCATCGCTATTACGCAGTACAACAACATGGTAAGGTTAGTAGCCCAAGCAGCACCACTCACCCCCCATCCCAATACTTTTACTAAAAGCAGCTTTAGTCCCACATCTACCAAAAGACCAATGGCAGTGATGTTGGTTACCAATTTAAGTTTCCCTTCGCCACGGATAATGTTGGTGAGCGAAAGGCTGTAGATAAAGAAAAACGAGCCTAAAAGACTTTGCCTGAAGTACTGTGTGCCGTATTGCAATATTTCGCCTTCGCCACCCATCATGCGGATAAGCGGTTCGGCAAATATGTAGGATGGGATAAAATAGACCAAGGCAAATAACAACGACAGGGTGTTTACATTACCCAAAATACGTTGCAGTTTGTTTTCTTCGTTAGCGCCCAACATAATGCTAAGTGCTGTGCCCGCTCCATTGCCCACCATGTTGCCTATCCCTACCATTATCATGGATAACTGAAAGGCCAACGATACCCCTGCCAATGCATTGGGTCCGATAAAACGGCCTACAAAAATTCCGTCTAAAAAGTTGTTAAGTCCCATTAAAACAGCCCCTATCAGAGAGGGTATGGCAAGTTTCATAAACACAGTGCTCATCTTGCCCGTTAGTATCAGCTGCTTTTCGGTTTCGCTGATTAAAGGTTTCTTTTCCATAGTTTGATTGTGTTATAACTCTTCTATAAAGTACCCCAATTCGTAAACGGCATTTTCTACACTGGTTTGATTGAATGTGCCCACTATCCGCAGCACACAGTCGCAATCATCAATATCCACCCAGCAATGTTCAACACCAGCAATGCTTTTTAAAGTACACAGCACTCGAAAACGTTGATGCGCATCGCTGATGTTGGTTTTATATACCAATATCCTATGTACTGAATGTGTTGAAGCCAATCCTTCAAGGAAGGATGATTGAGCAGCTACTGCCATAATTTTGTTTCGTAACCGAATTAGTTGATGCAAATTTATATCGGTTGTGATGTAAATTACAAGGAAAACGAAATATATTTTTTATATTTGCATCGAAACCGAAGTATACAATGAATAAAACTGTTGAATTGGTGAACGAATGGGCACGGTTTGAAGAAAACCACCCTGATGGCAACGTTGAAGACTTTTGCCGCTACTATCTTATTAATAAACGAGAATCGACCAGTACGGGTGAGCTTTTTGGCGGCATGATGCCCCCACCTAATAAGCCTATACTATTGATGAAACTGATAGGACGCATTACCCGTTTGTTTTTGATGTATGCTGAAACTGCCAGAGAAAAAACGATACTGAAACAGTTTGAAGATTTTAATGTGCTTAATACCATTAACCATTTGGGTGAGCCAAGAAAAACGGAGGCTATTTATCACTCACTAAATGAATTATCTACGGGTATTGATATTTTGAACCGCTTGCGAGAACTGGAATACATTGCAGAAAAGGACGACCCGACAGATAAACGCTCTAAGCGTGTGAGCTTAACTTTTAAAGGCCGCGAGGTGCTGCACGGCTGTTATGGGGTATTTGGACGAGTGAACGAAATGATGGTAAAGGATATGAGCATAGATGATATTAATTTATGCGTGCAGTTGCTAAAGGGAATAGAAATAAAGTTTGCCGGCTTGTGGCAACAGCACAAGGGTAAAGACTTTGAAGAGATTTATAAAGAAATAATGGGTGAAGAAAATTCTAGCCCTACTGCTGTGTAAGTTCGGCTTGTACCTTTTTGGGCAAACCTGCCACTACTAAGTTATACGAATCGTCAATCCAGCCGCGAATTAGCTTATCATTGATACTGCCGTCCATTACCACGGTGTTCCAATGTTTCTTGCTCATGTGGTAACCGGCAGTAACCCCGTCGTATTGCTCACGGAGTTCAACAGCTTTTTCGGGTTCACATTTCAGGTTGATGCTTTCAAACGCCTGAACATCGCACAGGGCAAACATCTTTCCCATCACTTTAAACACCAATGTATTTTGGTCGAAAGGAAACTCTTCAGTTACCCCCGCTTTTGTAATGCAGTATTCGCGGTATTGTTCAATATCCATACAACTACTGTTTGCTGCCAAATACCCGCTCCAATATTGAGGTAACACGGTGGGCAGGGTCTTGACGTATCAGTTTTTCTTCATTGGCTATTTTTAAGAACACCCCGTCAAGTGCGCGGGCAGTAACGTGGTCGGTAAGGCTGTTTCCGGTAATTTTAGGAAACAGCGTGCCTCCCAACGAAGCCAAATTATAGGCACTTACCAAATCGGTGTACAGTTTCTCTGCCGACGTATTATAAATCAGCGGCTTGCCCAATGATGTTTGTATTTTTGGCTTAAAAGCCGCCTGTAGCTGAGAGTATGTGTTGGTTTTTAAGTAATCCGTTGCAGCAGTTTCAGCTCCGCGCAAAATGCCAAAAGCATCTTGTATGGTCATTTTCTTCACTGCATCGCTAAAAATAGGGGCGGCAGTGCCTGCGGCATCCTCGGCAGCGCGGTTAAGGGCTGTAATGGTTTTATCTACAAGGGCTTGCCCGCCGGGTATTTTGCCCACATAGTTCATAATGTTTTGGGCTTCGGGGGGCAACAACACTTTTATGGCCGCATCGCGCAAAAATCCGTCGGTAGCGTTGAGTCGGCATACCGCACTGTCCGTTCCCACCGTAAGGGCATTTTTCAATCCCCTTACTACTTCGTCTTGGGTTAGAGGCAAATTGCCCAAACTCCCGCCACTTTGCTCAAGAGCACTTTGCACCACATCGCACGATGAAAGCACACTAAAGCTCAGTACTGCTACTGCAATTTTTATAACCCTCATAAAAAACCGTTATTAACTATTACTTGGTAAATACCTTCTTCAAAATATCGCTCACACGGTGGTTTACATCGTTGCGTATTTTGCCTTCTTCAACCGCTACCTTTAAAAACAACCCGTCAAGCGCTTTGGTAGTAACGTATTCGCCCAATGTGTTTTGGGTGATTTTTGGAAACAATATTCCGTTTAGTGAGGCTGTATTGTATGCATCCACCAAATCAGTGTATAGTGATTCAGCAGAAACACCTCCCACTAATGGCTTGCTCAACGAGGTTGAAATTTTGGGTGCAAAGGCATTTTTTAGCGGGTTGTAAGTGTTGGTTTTCAGGTAGCCTGTGGCTGCACTGTCGTTACCATTCAAAATATTTAACCCGTCACCAATGGTGATATTGGTGATAGCATCCACAAAAATGGTGGTGGCTTCGGGGGCTGCATCTTCTGCCGCGCGGTTGATAGCCAATATGGTATTGTTTACCAACGTGCTGCCACCGGGTATTTTGCTGAGGTTATCAAATATAGGAGCTGCTTCGGGGGGAAGTAAAATTTTAACCGCTTGGTCTAAGAAATAACCGTCGGTAGCTGAAAGACGTTTTACCGAGGTATCCGTACCCACCGTAAGGGCGGCTTTCAAGCC
Above is a window of Bacteroidota bacterium DNA encoding:
- a CDS encoding bifunctional (p)ppGpp synthetase/guanosine-3',5'-bis(diphosphate) 3'-pyrophosphohydrolase, yielding MIDIDVEAEKQEILKRYRHLLRSCRHNLEKGDKQLIRSAFDMALEAHKNMRRKSGEPYIYHPLAVAQIAAQEIGLGTTSIVCALLHDTVEDTDITLEVIRLNFGDKIAMIIDGLTKISGVFDQTSSLQAENFRKMLLTLSEDVRVILIKLADRLHNMRTLQSMSRKSQLKIASETLYLYAPLAHRLGLYAIKTELEDLSIKYSEPEMYFDIVQKLQDTKAQRNKYIKRFIEPIEQRLEEEGYAFEIKGRPKSIFSILNKMRKQGVPFEEVYDLFAIRIILDVPVQDEKADCWNVYSMVTDSYFPNPDRLRDWISAPKSNGYESLHTTVMGPEGNWVEVQIRTRRMDEIAEKGYAAHWKYKDAKGGGGESSLESWLARVREILESPDANAIDFLDDFKLNLFAEEVFVFTPKGELRKLPANSTALDFAFDIHSDVGYRCIGAKVNNKLVPINHRLSNGDQVEILTASRQKPSEDWINFVVTAKAKSKIKQILREEKKRVAEDAKEMLERKFRHNKIAFTNENLNLLANFYRFPSSLDLLYSIATGKFDKDKLDLVNVFDTINNPQRKEPKQEQAATGQVKPPKKPKVRAANEIILGDDYDDLPYDFAKCCSPIPGDEIFGFITVGEGVKIHRTSCPNAIRLMSNYGYRIIKAQWAHSPIKSDQSFLAGVHITGIDSVGVISKITDVVSKDLAVNMKSITVESHEDGTFDGRIMLFISDTEHLNTLIQRIKVALPTVNVNRIDVN
- a CDS encoding response regulator transcription factor, which produces MKLIDIYIADDHKMFTDGVELILASEPEINVLGVARNGKQLLGLLHSQPANVVLLDITMPEMDGMATAEEIMKLYPAVKVMMLTMHNTIDHVVPMVKMGVHGYLLKNTGKTELVNAIKQLHENGQYYSGEVATKLAAGIREHEEKTIKLTAREKEILQLVFDGLSTLEISEKLFLSHRTVETHRSNLLSKTETKNTAQLINFGLKNGYINHKAE
- a CDS encoding response regulator, with protein sequence MISKINLACLIDDDSIYTYTMERMLSIGGYCNNLIVFKDGEEALEYFKSITKEADKLPDVIFLDVNMPVMGGWEFLEEFTKLKPTLAKNVTIYVVSSSVFASDIEKAKSIAAVSDYIIKPITVEHFDRIFAFLNPPTIN
- a CDS encoding MATE family efflux transporter; the protein is MEKKPLISETEKQLILTGKMSTVFMKLAIPSLIGAVLMGLNNFLDGIFVGRFIGPNALAGVSLAFQLSMIMVGIGNMVGNGAGTALSIMLGANEENKLQRILGNVNTLSLLFALVYFIPSYIFAEPLIRMMGGEGEILQYGTQYFRQSLLGSFFFIYSLSLTNIIRGEGKLKLVTNITAIGLLVDVGLKLLLVKVLGWGVSGAAWATNLTMLLYCVIAMIYFASGKASFKSRMLAFYFDKPMQKQILMLGFVNLIFLAMNVLQGLVVFNMIAKYGTEKDMGFYSAAFRTSFILMTPTLGIMKALQPVVGMNYGAKQYGRVRSAFGVFVKYSLFILAPIWLYMMVFTDNVIGSMLAGGAYTASDILFFRINIGAVILQPFIMLSLGFLPSIEKGKEAGMVAMLNQVVLFFPLMLILPAFFGVNSIYWGSAIIAIAVFAILMLMVSKQFQLLLQKVN
- a CDS encoding MarR family transcriptional regulator — its product is MNKTVELVNEWARFEENHPDGNVEDFCRYYLINKRESTSTGELFGGMMPPPNKPILLMKLIGRITRLFLMYAETAREKTILKQFEDFNVLNTINHLGEPRKTEAIYHSLNELSTGIDILNRLRELEYIAEKDDPTDKRSKRVSLTFKGREVLHGCYGVFGRVNEMMVKDMSIDDINLCVQLLKGIEIKFAGLWQQHKGKDFEEIYKEIMGEENSSPTAV
- a CDS encoding MmcQ/YjbR family DNA-binding protein, with protein sequence MDIEQYREYCITKAGVTEEFPFDQNTLVFKVMGKMFALCDVQAFESINLKCEPEKAVELREQYDGVTAGYHMSKKHWNTVVMDGSINDKLIRGWIDDSYNLVVAGLPKKVQAELTQQ
- a CDS encoding DUF4197 domain-containing protein, whose amino-acid sequence is MRVIKIAVAVLSFSVLSSCDVVQSALEQSGGSLGNLPLTQDEVVRGLKNALTVGTDSAVCRLNATDGFLRDAAIKVLLPPEAQNIMNYVGKIPGGQALVDKTITALNRAAEDAAGTAAPIFSDAVKKMTIQDAFGILRGAETAATDYLKTNTYSQLQAAFKPKIQTSLGKPLIYNTSAEKLYTDLVSAYNLASLGGTLFPKITGNSLTDHVTARALDGVFLKIANEEKLIRQDPAHRVTSILERVFGSKQ
- a CDS encoding DUF4197 domain-containing protein; this translates as MKKFAVALSFVAFTVPFSSCDQADEIINAVNSGALTNDDIVKGLKAALTVGTDTSVKRLSATDGYFLDQAVKILLPPEAAPIFDNLSKIPGGSTLVNNTILAINRAAEDAAPEATTIFVDAITNITIGDGLNILNGNDSAATGYLKTNTYNPLKNAFAPKISTSLSKPLVGGVSAESLYTDLVDAYNTASLNGILFPKITQNTLGEYVTTKALDGLFLKVAVEEGKIRNDVNHRVSDILKKVFTK